The DNA region TTAAGTACAGTAGTATATCATCTGACACGGTTTGTCAATTCGAGTAAAAATTCACAATTTCAAATAAACAGTATAAATCcacttaattatttataaaataaaaataaatacaaaagcaGTTTAAGTACAAATATTTTGAAAGCTTGTTTCAACTACACATGTATATAGAGTTACGTTCAACATGAAAACACTAGTTAATTTTTGCACTCTCTACCAAGCTAAGGACTTTGGCCACAAAATCCAAGAACTCAATGCCAAAACCTACATTCAGGGGGTTTGCGGTTCGGTTTGgtcaattttttattaaaatcaaaactaaatcaatttaattaatttttaaaattttaaaattaaaatcaaaccaaattaaATACAAACCATCGGTTTGGTTattgttggtttggttcggtttggTTCGAATTTTCGGTTCTTAATAAGTTAATGATAAGTCGATAATAGTAAAACGATACTATACAATAATATTTTAAGTACTACTAGAGCATAAATTCAAATACCTACAGTGATAGTTCTTTTAACTATTTATATTTAAAACTGTAGCATATAATATAAAGCAGAGTATTAAAATTGTAGCAATAATATAAGATAGAAAATTATACCCGGTGAACTAAGTTGAAGTACATGATAGAATCAAAAGAACAAGCCAAAATAAAGGTTCCAAAGTATAAACAACTTTGTccatttaaaagtaaaaattatgtatttaaactaaaaaaagaaTGATACAATCCATAATATCATATTCAATTTGAGTAACTTTTTTTTGACTTTTGTGATAGATTTTTTTGTAACTCTTCTGATAGGCAAAAGTAGATAGGGTTAGAGAATTTGAGTCTCTTAAGGAAAAGAAATTGGCCAATTTTTATTACTTTGGGCTTAGGCAATCTTTTAAGATATAAGTAGTATAAAccaaaatttatatataataattaaaatacagaaaatatttaaaattatttacaaaaagaTATGATactttatataaatatttattaaattttatatataatttatcggtttggttcggtttattttttgattttttataatagaaccaaaaccaaaccaaatattatcgatttttaaaatttaaaatcaaaaccaatccaaatcaagaaaaatatcggtttggttcggttttcggtttggatcgattttttTGTCAAACCATGATCAGCCCTACTTACATTTCACTGTTTCAGTCCATTGTATCTTTTTTTTCACACCGACTAATTCTATTCTATTGCTTTCTCTTTGAATAAAGATTAATGACAGGTAAAAATTACTCTCTCGGGTCTAGTTTAATTGATTTTCTCAGttattttcacacatattaagaaatttaccttttaacattaattaataataaaattaaccatattaaccttaatttgttcattagAAATTTAACAAATACTTCTAGACTCTTTACTCCAAGAGCAAGTTTAGAAAAACAAGTTAattttctaatatttgaaaaaattaaatattatggaccacaaaaaaacttaaaaaattaattaaagtaggTCGGAGGTGAGGGAGTAACTGTTACTAGTAAGAAGACTACTTTATAGGGAGTTGGAATTGAGGAGATTAATTAATAGATGCAAAACCAACTTGGAATTTACTAACTTTTTGTGGAAAATGAAGGCCGCGTTACTTCCTTGAGTGagggaatatttttttttttttttttggtactaGAAAATTACTTTCTCATTAAATATTTTCCTGGAGAAATGATTCCATCATAGAAAACACTTATTCGCGGTCACAATTCGATATTTGAATATATTTTGAAAGTGTCCAAGGAACTACGAGAAATAGCACAAGTAAATATAGTGGTTATTGTTATACAAAGTTAAATCTTCTGATTTAAGGTATCATCTTAGCAGGCCTAGAATACTAAATTCCATGTTCTCAAGTcaacatatataaatataatatgtcGGGACATTTTTCTTGGAAAATTCTAATATTTTGGGAGAAACTTAAATATGAATTCTCTCTACTTTCAGGTCGGTATAGTTCAATTATTGTACCACATAGCATCAATTAATTTCGCCTGCCCCATAATACACTTCAAAAATTTATGTGATACAATCCTCCACTAGTAATAGAATACTAAACTGGGGTCAAACGTTAAGAAAAAAACTCAATTTGATATCAGAAATTAATCATTATACTGTTGCGACCGATGCAAATTGCTACTAAAAATTCGGTAATTAATGACATGGATAATTCTATAAAAAATTTATGAACATGAAAGTTGATTGTGCATGATAGTATTTGTATAGATCTGAGGTTTGACTAGCTAGTAATCATCTTACCAGAAGATAAGGAATTATAAATATACAATGCCAGATTTGGATTTGAATAGAAAATTTTTCGCAAGAAAATTTACTTGcccatctatatatatatatatatatatatatatatatatatatatatatatatatatatatatatatatatcttttcaCACATACTCATCCTGTCAAGTTTTCCTTTATTATATATGCTTTTAGTCTATAGACTGGTAAAAGTGTACAGGGATTACTTTAGTACTAATAATTCTactttaataataattatacgcaGCCAGATTTGGATTTGATCTCCTGTGTTAATCGGAAAATGAATTCCAATATTACTTTCACCGTTTTTAGGATATAAAAAATGCTGATATCCACTTCTTTACAAATGCTCAATTCAGTTATCTTTTTCTTAATGATATTTATTAAGTAATAAAAAGCACAGAGAGTATAAAGGAACTAGAGCAATGCCTTTACAAATCCTTTTTTTTTACCTAAAGGAATGCTCTTAGTAATTAGTTAGTGCGTTCTGAATTTCAAGATTTTTTTCATTTCGAACGTTCAACCCGAAATCTTTGATTAATGCTAAAAAATCTTATTCATCGCTTCACAAGATACTTCTTATTGGTTTTATACATTTAAATTAAAATGATGGCTTCTAGAAGTAGAAATATTGACTGTCAAAAGTGTATTatcttttttccttgtttttcgCTTGGGGCGGGTCCTTAAACGATACTAAAACATATCTATATGGTCGATATTAAGTGAAGGTTTGTCCAACGAGTTGCTGTTTAGTATGTTCATAGTGATCCTCTGTAGATAAATTCTAAACGTACTGGAATGAGCCTTGAAACTCTATATTAGACCAAAGTAAGACCAAGTTAAAGAAACCGTAGAAACTTATTCGGATTTACACATATTCAATGAATAAATGACATGTGTTGTCTTTAAATACACTCTTATCACTAAATAATAGTACTAGTTAATTACTCTATGCGAATCTTTTTGCTTTTCGAATATCAATTTGATTAATTTTGAAGCTAATTGGATTAGATTAACTCAAAATTTTAAAGTTAGATATTCAAATACTATAGGAAAAGTACTATAGATTGCAATTCTTCTCAAGccaatattataaaaaatatattttaaaatattagtcAAAATTTACACCGTTTGAAtctcaaaaacaaaaaaggtTCATATAAACTGAAACAAAGGGAATAATACATATTCTCactttaatttataatttaactATGATAAATTAGCACGATAAATATAAAGATGGGATGTGgataattgtttttaaaaaaaaaagaaacagagaCTTAGAGACAAAACCAACCAGGTACTCAAACAACATTTGACAATCAGTGAATCCAACTGTTTCCTAACAGACATAACGAGATTCCTGAAACGTGGCACCCATCCCTCAACTACTGCACAACAAGACCAATAAGCTAGGAACAAGTGAATCCAATCCCTCTCTTCAGTAAATTCAATTGACCAACCTGtcaatatattttcttattttttttcctttcatattATCACCCAAAAATAAAACTTAAGAAAAAGATATATATGTCCAACCGTCTAAACGCGTAATCATAATCCAATACAGACCCAATGAAGATCATTCGAAGCTGTTTCTCTTCTCCTCTTTCTCCTTCCTCTCTTCCTCAAATACCTTCCATTTCCTCACTCATTCATCCTCCTCCAGCTTCCACCATTTTTTATAAATACTCGTGACAAAACCTAAAAACATTTAATTTCTATTACACACTTATCTTCAATGGTTGGTTTTGCAAAAATGGGTTGGCTTAGTACAGACAATAATAAGAGCTTGATAATGGGAGATCATAGTCTTTCTAACAGCGATTCCAATAATAGAAAGGCCAACCAAATGGGAATCTTGGCATTTGAGACGGCGAAAATCATGTCAAGATTACTCTGTTTGTACAAATCTCTATCCAATGCTGAGATTTCAAAGCTGAAAACAGAGATGAGATCACAAGGAGTTGCATATTTGAATTCCAAAGATGAAGGATTTCTTTTAAGCCTCGCGTGTGCTGAGAGGCTTGAGGATCTTGATAAAGCTGCGGCTGCTGTAGCACGATTAGGCCATAAATGcaatgattttggcttgaatcgtTTTGATCTTGTGTACACGGATCTCAAGCTAGGGATTATTGATTTTGGGAAACTGGAATATGGgtcaaaggaaattgaaaaaagaGTTGACAAAATGGAGAAATTGATTAATGCCACGTCTGGTTTGTACGCAGCATTGGAAAATTTAACAGAATTGGAGATATCAGagaggaaaatgaaaaaatggaagGAGAAAAAAACAGCAGGGCAATTGCAGAAAGTGAATTGCGACATGTTTAATCAGAGACTAGAACAGCAAAGGAAGCAGGTTCGACAGTTAAGAGAGATTTCATTGTGGAGTCAAACGTTTGATAAAAGTGTTGGTCACATGGCACGTATTGTCTGCATAATTTACGCACGAATTTGCGTCATTTTTGGTCCTTATATTCCTGTTCTTCCCTCTGTTTCATTGCGTAACATGCGTTCATCTCAGCAAAAAGAGATTCTTAAAGTCCAACCAGAGAATTGTTTGATCGAACCAATAAGGGAACAGATTATTTCGAGGTCCGGGCCGATTCCCACGACGTCTAAACCTACTTTGGTACGATTTTACAGCCGAAAATCGATATTTTTCCTATGTGAAGATGAAGGTTTTGGATCGGAAAAATTGGCGAAAAACAATAGGGTGTTTCATGCAGCAGGGCCTTCAACCGTAGGTGGTTCAGGGCTCGCGCTAcgttatgctaatgtaataacaTTAGTAGAGAAGTACTCGAATCCATCCGAATCGGTAGACCTTAATTCACGAGAAAATCTGTACCAAATGTTACCGGAAAACCTGAAAAAAACAGTGAGATCAAAATTGAGCAAGAATTTGAAATGTATGGATGAGGACGAATCGTTGGCCGAGGGGTGGAGGGAGGCATTGAAACATATAATGGAATGGCTAGCGCCAATGGCTCATAACACTATAAATTGGCAGCTTGAAAGGAATTTGGAGAAGACTAAGTTTGATATTAAGCCTTCTGTTTTGTTGTTGCAGACGTTGCATTATTCGGATAAAGAGAAGACAGATGCTGCCATTGCTGATATTTTAGTTGGATTGAGTTGCATTTATAAGTGTGAGAATCGCCAATGGAGTGAATCTTGATTTGGTGATTTTTTTGAGAATTGGTGAATTTTTCAATCATATAGTTAGTCATGGCAAATATTAGCTAGGATTCATTGGGTTGTGGAAAAGAAATTGGAGTACTTCCTTTTATACAAATatactttttcttgatttctttttcCAATGGTCCTAATTTTTTTAGCAGGATACCTGCAATAGTTTCATGCTGAGTTGTATATATGATCTCTTCATTTTCCAAGATTTTGATTTAAGATTAATTCACTCTTTTTCTTGTGTAAATATGAATAAACTCATGAGAAAGAAACCAAGCACTCCAAATTGGGTTGCATAGTAATGTAAATATGAATAAGAGCCGGTCCTTAGTCACTTGCCAAAAACATATAAACCAATCCTTAATTACAAGTTACAACACAAATTGAAACAGTGACACATATAACCAAACTTTTtaggaaaatgaaaaaacaaacaacaacaacattgtTTACcgtcaaaatcggataacaattgaatttatacgcgattttaaggataggTGATCTAATTTGATACAAAGCTAGAATTCAGATTTAATATGGAAGAATAAATAGACCTCGTAGGGTTAACTTCCTTCGAATTTAGATGTGATATTATTGAAGCCAGAAATACATGAACAAAGCTGGAAAAAATAGTATGTTGTTCTTTGAAGTATGTTACAATGTTTTTCTAAATTACTCAGTTTCCTCTATATGTTTGGGAGATGAAGCTTTTAAGACATTACTTTATAAGAAATTATGTAGACCGTTGACTCCTTTTTTGACTTAATTCTGTGATTTGTGCCATAATAATTGGTTAATGGCGAGAATCACGGATCCTTATCGGATGAGTTGGCGAAGCTTTTCTTCGAGGCCGTCAAAAGCAGGATCGGTCATGCCTTCGGTAAACTCGAGGGCAAATCTGATGGTCTTGTCAAACTTCGAACCTCGATATTTTGGCCTTCTGTTATTTGGCTCAGCAAATTTCCCTCGATCTTGTTCGGACTTGATCTCGTTCGGTCCCGGGGTTACGAGCTCAATGATGTATCTTCGCATCGTGGTTTGATATAACTCCAGATCGGGCTTTAACCTGTCATATTTTAATCTCGATTGGTCACACAAGAGGCGAACCCGATTTCGACTGTATACAGATAgccccctcattttttggagagaagatgacgagaaacgatgtGAACTTCCGAATCCCGCTTCGATGGATCATGATGTAAGCGATAAAAGGTTACTGAAACGTCTTgtcggtccagttaccaaggcattaaatgcatcTCAGTTATTGGTCGGCCATTACGGGTTTTGAACCGTCATTAGCAGACTATAAATATCCCAACTTTCATTCCTTCAAACTTTACGTTCAAAGCTTCTTCTATTCTTGTTCTTCAAAAATCTATTCACTCTCCAACTTTTGTACCCAAATTTCTTGAACCTTTTGCAAACCACTAAGCGTACCTTCTTAATTTTCTCTTATTCATCTCTACTCTAAAATGGCGAAAACTTCTAAGACTGTCCCCACAAAAAGAGGCTGCCTCTTCATCACGACCTACCGGCGATGGGGTTGTGGCGGAACCACACCCTGAGGAGTTCGTTCCTACAAGGTGCCCGACCGTTGCTGATTTCAAGGTCAAAAAAACTTCCTCGGTACTAGGTCGGTGTGAGCCGGTCTCGAGATATATATGTTCTATGATCGAGGATCTCCTTTCCAAGGTaaaaaagattgcaactgggcaAATAAGCATGTGGTGGTGCCTTCGCCTCAAGAAGaaattactacccacgtggaggatTTTCACCCCTTCATGTTGGGTCCCTTAGATCCGGTCATTATCGCCTTCTAcaagaggtacgaggtgaccCTCGATCAAACTTACCCCTCATTCTAGAGGATAGTAATTCTTCTTCGTTTCTTTGTAAATAAAATCGAGGGGTGttccttcaccctcgatcatcttatgcgcATGTACAATCCCTCAATCTATCGAGGGGGTTTGATCAAACTTGCTCGTTAGGCGAGTAAGGCCCcgttctcgagtatagatgagGCTCGGGACTGACGCTGGATGGGCCGATTCGTTCGAATAAAGACGTCGGACTTGATCCATGCCGAGGACATGCCAgttcccgagaaatggaacatAAAGCGTAAGTACAGCTTCGCCttaaagattttatttattgtttctccCCTTCCCTCATTTCTTATCGGTGTTTTTGTGGTGCAGCTGTGGCTCAGATGCTGGATGTCGTTCCTCAACTCAAGGTGTGGGTCGAGGAATTTGTGTCACAAAGACCATATTCCGAGCACGCTTTGATGTAATTGTCGAAGGGTCTGTGGGAGGCCCGTAACcatggtaagttttcttttttgaTTCAATAATGTTTGACTTTCTCCTTGCGCTATCGAATTCTTATCGGTTCTGTTTTCTTTTATAGGTCTCCTCAAAGATGTTGTTATAAGGAATCCATCCGGTGATTAGGATGTGCCTAGTAAGTCCCTTGCTCCGAGGCAGGGtgatgagaagaaaaggaaaaggtccCCGATCTCTCTGGACTCGGAAAATAAAAAACCAAAGAGGAGGCTGGTGCGTAAACTTAAGGAAAGTACCGGTGTCCTCCCATCGGACTCAATCCACTAACTGAGggatgagtccgaagaagaagaagaagaagaacacagttCCGAGGTAGTGGCTCGGGTGTGAACTGCTTTGCCTCAAGCTGGGGAGGCTGCTGAGAAGGCATTGCCCGAGATCTCTGAGCCGAAACAGGATGCGGCTACTTTGTCTCAAGCCAGGGGAGTCGAGAGGGAGACCGGGGCCGACACTTCTCGAACAGAGGAATGTGCCTCAAAATATGTGCTTGGGGCGATTAACCTTACCAGGTCTCCTCAGTTCTCCGATGCCATGATCCACGAGGCCGGTATGCTAGAAGGTCATTCTTATGAAGGGCCTCAAAGTGTGATAGATATTCACAACTTCTTGGATGGGTTAGAGTCCACTGCCTCAAAGGACGTTACTGGGCTCAGTGACTTGCCGGTGCCAAAGAAGGTACCATCATCAGGGACCAGTGGGTCTTCTTCGAGCCCAAAGTTGGTGGATCGGTTCCCAGCCCCGAGCATTAACCTAGACCAAAGGCAGTCAATAGTTTTCTCTATCCTGGAAGATTCCCAGATTTTCTCTACCCTCGTGGGGGTTGGTAGCTATCTTCGGTGCTTGATGACCGAAGAGGACCAGGTCGTGATGAACACGGTGGAAGCGACATGCCTTTTTAATGAATCTCAACAggctttgaatcgggtaacttcgagTGTCCctttattatgtattttaaatttgaAGTTGCAAATAGTCATAACACTTTTCTTTATGCTTGTAGGCCTCGGTATTGCACCATGAGACTTTCCTCCGATTCCTGGAGGAGTTAACCCAACATGAGGCCGAGGTTCAGGAGCTTGCTGAGAAGAGGGACTCCTATAAGCTTCCGAGTGAGAAACTTCAGGCCGAGTTAGAAGCGGCTCTGAAGGAGCATGTCGAGTGGGCCGAGCAGGTAAACCGAGTACCTGAAGGTAGTGACGACGAACTGGATTCAGTGACTAATGATCCGATTCTGCAGGTTCCACAAAGGCTTGAACAAATCGGGCAGCTCTAGGAGTAGGTAGACATGATACAAGTTGAGGCCGaggagttcaagaaaaatatggatctCTTATCCTAAAAAAAAGAAGTTGTCCAAACAGAGCTGACATAGGCCGAGGCCCAGCTTCGGGCTGCAAAAGAGAAAATCTTGGTGCAAGTCAAGAAGATCGATGGGCTTCAATTTCAGCTAAACTCGGCAATTTCTAGTCAAGAGAATCTGGCCAAGGAACTCGAGGCGGCCAAATCAGGGGTGCTTGTGGTCGAGACCGAGGCTGATGCAAAAGTGGCCAAATTTAAGGTTGACATCGAGGCTATTCATTCGCAGGCTAAAGGTATGGTAGACCATGAAAGGTTGCAAGCTCGAAGGGAAGCTTTCGAGGGAGTCCATGCTCAGAACTTCGACCTATTGGTTGAAATCGAGAATGCCAAAGTAGAAGAAGCCAGGGCCCGGAAGCTGGATTTTACCGAGGAAGCTTCTGAGAGCTTAACCGAATTTGAAGGCGGGGAAGATCCCAAGGATGAAGATTCCGCCATCGATGAGAAACAAGCCGCTTAGGCCTTTcgagttttttattttttgcttttgcgTCTTTTTGAGGCCGTTTTGGCCATTGTAGATTTCTGTATCGGGGCCATTTTACTATAAAGAaaaagattatatatatatatatatatatatatatatatatatatatatataaggctttctttccctttcggctttcaaatttttccttttctttattacTTGTATTCATGAGGGCCGGAATGCATTAGCATAATATAAATTAGGTTATGTTCGAAAGTCCAAACAAATCTTACCTTTATTGCCGCTTTGGGTTAAGGCATTGTAGAGGTTCGGCGTTGCCGATAATGTTTCCCGAAAATATCTTAGCTTTATAGCCTTGCCGAGGGCAACCTTTAGAACCGATTATAAAGAAGAATTTTTTCGAAGGCCGTGTTTTGTTACGGGTTTCggatgtctatgagccgtgttAATATGGTCATAGCCTTTTAAATTCGTGCGTTTCCTAAAAGGTCTTTCGCTTGGACCATCTGAGATTGTTTTTGATCGGCAGTCCCCAAGTTAATGTTCAAACTTGGATTTAGGTGGCCCTTGGGCTTTATACCTTTAGTTCTCGGTTGTGTTAATATGGCTGTAGCCTTTTCAATTCGATCATTGCCTAATAGATCTTTCTCTTGGACCGTCCAAGATTGTTTTCGATCGGCAGTCCCCAAGTGAATGTTAGAACTTGGATTTAGGTTTCCCTTGGGCTCGATTAGTAATTCTTGAGTGAATATTTTGAACTCCGATTAATGTGTCCATTGGGCTCGATTGGTAATCCTTGGGtgagtgtttcgaactcgaattaatatGCCCCTTGTGTTACAACCAGCACTTTGGGGTTCTGATTTCGGCCAAGAAATGGTGAGGAAAGGCTCTTCTGATTGTCTGACGTAGGTTTGTCTATTCgggcaacttgggctttttaattttagaaaatataaatggggtataggtgatgaaagctccgacctACCTCCCCCATACGTGCTGCCACCGAGCCTTATAGAACGAGCTACCTTAGGGGAGACCTCAAGGGCCTGCCTGGATGACTTAAAGGAGTATCCTAGGTATCCATACGAGTTTGGGGACTCTATGGATGGCACAACTCCTTCAAGCTAGCGTTGGGCATCAAGTAGGTGCTGGAGGCTCGGTGTGTAGGATGGCCAGCCCCACGGGCTGCCGAAATGTTGGAAGTAGACCTCCGTGCCGATCGGATACTTGACGCACCTATCttaggggcatcatgtgtcgacttgtgagcatgACTTGGattcaaccatgcaagcaagggtccgttgTCCTAAACTTGTAGTTATGGGGCGACATTGCACTATTCAGGATGGAAGTGTGTCGcgagggctatgtatgggcatggcatGAAAGACGCGCATGACAATGACCAATGACTAAAGGTTGACTTACTCGGGCTAAGCACAAACTAGTTGCGGATGCACcaggcgagtgtcaagcttgaggattgggctgtgcacGCGAGAGCGATGCTCAACCTTAGGCGAGGGACAAGACATGTCCTAAGCCAAACCCCCAGGGCGCGCatggattgtgatcctaagatgAAGCGCCACGACATGTCTAGGTCCAAGTGCCTAGACATCCTACGGGCGACATAATTGGATTATGCCTTCCAGGTAGGCTTCACCAATAGGCATAGGATCGTGCTTGATAACCTGGGAAAGGACGAAGGTTGGCCTGCAGCGGGGGGAACTGTAGGCATTGCACGGGCGAGTCGATGCCGCTGGCTTACGTATGGAAATGGGCTTGTAACACGTGGTATCAGAGCTGATtaaggccatactataccatggCATAATGTCAAGGCAAGGGTGGATATGGCGAGTGCATTTTGGATGTCCATGCAGAGATCATGTCAAAGAAGAGATTGAGAACCTGATATTGTTGGTCCAAGAAAGAAATGGGTGATTCCATTTGCTTTCAAAAGTCTAGGGTGCTACTGAATGAGGTGATATGCCGATGAGTCGGATGGTTGAGAGAAGGCCATGTTCGCCAGGTCGTGCAATCATATTGCAAAGAGTGGGAGCCGTGGACTATAAACGTTCGGCATGATCATAGCGGAGATCTTGCCAAGGATGCGTGCAACGCATCATTTGAGTGTCTTTCCTACGGGGTGGACTTTTGGACTGCCTGAGGGCATTGCCAAGGTGAGGAAATGAGTTCGAGGGTATAGCGAAGCTTCAGAATTGGGTAGATTTCCAAGTTAGAAGGTGTCATCATTATGGAAAGGGGTACGTTGAATGATTGGAGGACCGTTGAGAGTCCAAGTGCAAGGCACAACCAAACCAGGAATCCGTGCCAGCAGGACCAAGAGAGTACCTGTCTATAGGGCGAGTATTGAAGTACTACCGGGAGCATTGATTACTTGCTGAGGAAGTGACAATTGGAAAACAAAGAGCTTTGTTCGGGAATGCGGTGATGCTATGACTTTGAGAATGTAGTACTCACCAAGCGTCATCCCAAGAGCTGGTCGAATGCCAAGTGGGACGACAGTGCTAAGAAATATCCTTTATattgagtgtgggaggatccCGCCTATGCAAGAGGCATAAGGGCGAAGTTGTGAGTCTAGAAGACAACACATCTTCAAGGTAATGAGGGCAAGCGAAAGGCTACATGAGCTATGCCAGAGGCGTTTGAAGGCTATGTGAGAAATTGAGCTACTAGAGCCGTGCCAAAGAAGCATGTTGAGGTGCTTACCTGTGAAGGAAAGCTTCAAACGGACATGAAGTCCGTGAGGGTCATGGTGTAGTTGACTAGTGTGGGTCAAATACAAAGTTAGACACCAGAGGGTGCAAGTGCGGAGGAACTTTCCAAGTGAACACCGAATGGAGGTGAAGTGCAGAGGCACGCTTGGAAGATACTTGGAGGAGGAGTGCATGGGGAACGACTCCTTTTGAAAAAAGGACTTTGAGGAAGTCTAACCCATAGAACAAAGGGAGCCGCGAAGAACTCACCTGAGGGGGCAGactccgggatgtcttaggcCATGATGTGTCATCGGGGACGATGACATaatgagtgtgggaggatgtcaCAACCCGCACTT from Nicotiana tabacum cultivar K326 chromosome 24, ASM71507v2, whole genome shotgun sequence includes:
- the LOC107760788 gene encoding protein PSK SIMULATOR 1, which produces MVGFAKMGWLSTDNNKSLIMGDHSLSNSDSNNRKANQMGILAFETAKIMSRLLCLYKSLSNAEISKLKTEMRSQGVAYLNSKDEGFLLSLACAERLEDLDKAAAAVARLGHKCNDFGLNRFDLVYTDLKLGIIDFGKLEYGSKEIEKRVDKMEKLINATSGLYAALENLTELEISERKMKKWKEKKTAGQLQKVNCDMFNQRLEQQRKQVRQLREISLWSQTFDKSVGHMARIVCIIYARICVIFGPYIPVLPSVSLRNMRSSQQKEILKVQPENCLIEPIREQIISRSGPIPTTSKPTLVRFYSRKSIFFLCEDEGFGSEKLAKNNRVFHAAGPSTVGGSGLALRYANVITLVEKYSNPSESVDLNSRENLYQMLPENLKKTVRSKLSKNLKCMDEDESLAEGWREALKHIMEWLAPMAHNTINWQLERNLEKTKFDIKPSVLLLQTLHYSDKEKTDAAIADILVGLSCIYKCENRQWSES